The following nucleotide sequence is from Lacinutrix sp. Hel_I_90.
ATTTGCTCTTTTTTCGTGACGCTCACACGACCGCATAACCACTTATTAAAGTGCAGCTCTAAAAAAAGCAAAAACATACATATAAAAAAAGCAAGCGATTACGCTTGCTTTTTTTATATACTCTAATAGGAAATTATCTATTCATTTGTTTAATTTCTTCTGTAAACGTCTCTAAATCAACACCGTTACCTACTAAAATTAATGCTTTATCAACAACGTACTTTACATTCTCTGGGTTAAAGCCCAGACCAACACCAATTTTTCTTAATAAAACCTCCTCTTGATTGCCTTTAATATGGTCTACATAAACCATACGCGCTAAGTCATATAAGCGCTCTAAACGGCTATCGTAAGACGTTGGAGGATTAATAGGGTGTGATTGGTAATCCTTTAAAATAATCTTATAATCGCCCTCACTAATATCTAAATTACGTGCCAAACGGTCTAAAAACTTTTTTTCCTCTTCGCTAATAATTCCATCATCCATGGCAACTCTAACAATTGAAGCAAAATGATCTTCATTACGCTTTTTAAATCCGCTATCAAATAAATCTGAAAATGACATATATTTTTTAATTTTTAAGTGGCGCAAAGATAGTTAAACTTCAAATCTTTTAAAATTAAAAGTTTCTTTTTTTGGGCATTCCTTTTACTTCTTTCAAAGAGGTGTAAAATACCGCCTTATCCGCAGTCGCTCTTTGCGAGGCCCTTCAACAATGCTCCAACCACTAAAGCATCTACTCCTCTGGTTACTACTTAAATTCTAGAGGTGTTGTAGAGACCAAAACAGGAACTCGTAGAGAAGACCATATTTGCCCTCTTTTATAACGTCTGTAAATTATATTCTTTCCGATGGCTATCCTGCTCAATGAGAAATTTTGTAAATTTACTTTTATGGATAAAGCAACTAAAGAAAGATTAATTCGGTTAGCCGAAGAAGACATTCCAATTCATAAATATTTTGGTTTAAAAGTAGAGCTTATTGAAAAAGAGTTCATTCGAATTAAAGTTCCCTTTCGCAAAGACTTTGTTGGCGATATTCGCACGAATCGTTGGCACGGTGGTATTATGGCCACAATTATGGACTCTGTTGGTGGTGCTATTGGGATTGCCAATTTTGAATCACCCGATGATAAGCTTTCAACTATTGATTTGCGAATAGACTATCTGCGGTTTGCTGAGGGCGAAGACCTTATTTTCGAGGGCAAGTTAGTGCGAATGGGTAATCGCATTATGGTGACAAAAATGAAAGCATTTCAACAAGGTGTTTTAGTTGCTGAAGGCAAAGGCGTTTATAATTTTCTTCGGTCGTAAGTTGTTGTTTTTAGCTTGCACCCCACAACAGGGGCATTAAAGAATTAAATAACACTGTTGAACACACATCAAATGCTTGATTTTTTTTAGTTTGATTGGTATAACACTTATATTTGCTATTCAATACAAAATACGTGAGCAAAACACTAATCTCGCAAACTTATTTAAAGTCTTTGCAACTGCAAAAACTGCAGACTGCTATTACCCAAACGGAAACAAAATCGCATGTAAAAGGTCTGGTTGGCTCTGCATTATCCTTTGTCATCGCCGAGAGTTTTAAAAATGCCCAAAAACCATTTTTGCTTGTTTTTAACGACAAAGAAGAAGCGGCCTTTTACCTCAACGATTTAGAACAACTCCTCAATACAAAGGATGTCCTGTTCTATCCTGGAAGTTACCGCAGACCTTACCAAATAGAAGAAACAGACAACGCCAATGTCTTGTTGCGCGCCGAGGTTTTAAACCGAATCAACTCCCAAAAAAAACCCGCAATTATAGTGACGTATCCAGATGCGTTATTTGAGAAAGTAGTCACCAGAAAAGAACTGGAAAGGAATACGCTAAAAATAAATGTTGGTGATAACCTAAGTATCGATTTTGTTAACGAAATTTTATTC
It contains:
- a CDS encoding fructose 1,6-bisphosphatase; protein product: MSFSDLFDSGFKKRNEDHFASIVRVAMDDGIISEEEKKFLDRLARNLDISEGDYKIILKDYQSHPINPPTSYDSRLERLYDLARMVYVDHIKGNQEEVLLRKIGVGLGFNPENVKYVVDKALILVGNGVDLETFTEEIKQMNR
- a CDS encoding hotdog fold thioesterase, with the protein product MDKATKERLIRLAEEDIPIHKYFGLKVELIEKEFIRIKVPFRKDFVGDIRTNRWHGGIMATIMDSVGGAIGIANFESPDDKLSTIDLRIDYLRFAEGEDLIFEGKLVRMGNRIMVTKMKAFQQGVLVAEGKGVYNFLRS